The genomic segment CCGTCGCGGCCGCGGCGCTCCTCTGGGGCGACTACGAAGCGCAGCGCTTCGATCTCACCTCGACGGCGGGCCAGGAGAGGGCGGCGCGCGCCTACCGTCATCTGTGGGGCGATCTCGAGGCGGCGGCGCGAGTCACCGCGACTCGCTTGCCGCCGGATCGGGAAGACCATGTCGGCAACTTCGATCGTTTGAGCGAGGCGGCGATCGGCGACTTGACCGTCGCGCTGGTCGATCCCGACGGGACGCCCCGTGAGTGGTTCGGTCCGGGCTTGCTCCACGACCTGACGGCATCGGATCTGCCGCCATCCGGTCCGACCTTCGCGGCCGGTTTTCGCTCCGTCACCCTGGCCTACGTCCTGCCGCTGGACGACAGCCGCCGGCCCTGGCGTATGGTCTCGGCGCGCACGGACCCGGTCGATCGCCTGCCCTTTGGCGCCGGCGTCGCCGGGCCGCTGCGCTGGTCGCTGATCGACCAGGCCGACGAGGCTCACCCGGAAAGCCATCAGATCTCCGTCGCGGGATATCCCACTCTGGTGGTGCGGACCCTCTCCGGCCCGCGACCGCAGCCCTGGCGGTCTCTTTCCTGGTGGGCCCTGGGGGTCGCCTTGCTCGGCCTGTGCTGGTTGCGTCGCCCGCAGTCGGTGCAGACCGCGGTGCTCGCCGCCGGCGGCGTCGCCGCCTGGGGTTGGGCTCTCGCCGCGAGCCCTCCGGAGATCGCCCTCGCGGCCTTCGCCGCGGCCCTCGCCGCTTGGGCTGGAAGCGGTCGCCTGGGGGCGGTACTGCCGCTGGCCGGCATCACCGCCGCTGCCACCTTCGGCGCCGCCCTCGGACTGCAATGGGCCGGTGGCTCGGACCCCTCACCGGACGCTGTTCTGCCCCTCGCCGTCGGGCGCCTCACCTTGACCCTGGTGGCCTTTGCCGGGCTGCGACTGATTCGCCCGCGTGCCGGAGCCGCCGGCGGCGTCGGAGGATTGATCGGCGGGGCCGTCCTGCTCGTCGGTGCGGCCCTGCAGGACTTTCTGCCGGTCGCGCTGCTGGCCCTGGTGTTGGGCACGATGCTGCTCGCTCGCTGGCTGGCTCGTGGCTCGTTGTCGGCGGGAACCGGTCGCGCCCTGCTGACCCTCTCGCTGGCCGCCGCGGTGGCAGCCCTCGCCTGGGGGAGCGCGCAGCGGCTGAGCCTGCGGCAGGAGCTCAAACAGTGGGCGGTGGATTGGGGACAGGACGGCGCTGCCGCCCAGGCGTTGGCCTGGTCCCGCGAAGTCTCGGCGGCCTTCGAAGGCGAGAGCTTCGAGGCTTTCCTGGCGCGCTCACCGGAGGATCTGGAGCGCCAGGATCTCGCCCTGGCGCTGTGGCAGGACTCGCCCTTGGCGCGCCTCGGAACCCTCTCGGCGCTGCAGGTCGAGCCCTTCGAAGGGCCGCCTTCGACTTTCGGTTTCGGCCTCTCCGTCGATGGCGACCCCAGCGATCCCGCCCTGCGCCAGGGAGCGGAGGCGGCCGACGAGATCACTCTGACCTATCGCGGCGAGCCCTGGGGCTGCGCCCGCTTCCGCTTGTGGGTCGGGCCGGCCTTCGGCCTTTCGTCGGAGCGTGACCCGAATCTCGAGGGAACGCTCCTGCGCTCGGCGTCCGAAACCGTCTCTCAACTTCCCGCTGGAGCCGAGCTCGAGAGCGCCGTGGTGGTCGGTGATGCCGGCGAGCAACCATCGGGCGATGCCGGCTTTCGCCTCGACTACCAGGGCAGCCCCTGGCACTGGCGGCTGGCGGTGGGGCCGGCGGAGGTTCTCCGCCTGCCGGTGCTGGGCGTGGGCCGCGCCTTGCTGCGCGCCGGGTCCTTCGTTCTCGGGGTGTTGCTGGTGGCCGGCATCGTCGCTGCCCTCGCCGTCCCCCTGACCCTGCCTCCGGGGTCCCTCGCTGCCGCCCTTCAGCGCGTGCTGCGGTCCTACTCGAAACGCCTGGTCCTGGTCTACACGCTGCTACTGCTACTGCCCCTGATCGTTCTCGACCTGCTGCTTCTCGCCACCGTCGAGCGCCGCCTGGTGGGCGAGCAGCAGCGGCGCGGACTGCTCGCCTTGGAGACCGCCGAAGGCATGGTGCGGGAGCTGCTCTCCACGCCCCAGCCGGGCTTCGGCATCGATCCTTCCTTCGCCGACGAGCGCATGAAGGAGATCGCGGCCACGGTGCGCAACGATGTCAACCTTTACTGGCGTAATCGGGTGTATGCGTCCAGTCGCAGCGAGCTCTACGCTGCCGGGCTGCTGCCGGCCCGTATTCCGGGTGATATTCATCACCTCTTCGAGCAGGGCAGTGAGGTGCGCTCGCGGGTGACCGCTGCCGGCGCCACTTCTTACCTGGAGCTCTATGCCGCCGTTCGGGTGCCCGGCAGCCGGGCGTCCGGTGGCTTCGTGCTCGCCATGCCTTTGCTCGCCGAGCAGAAGGAGGTGGCCCGCGAGCTCGCCGATCACCGCCGGCAGGTGGCCGTCATCACGGCGGCCTTGTGCGCCCTCCTGATCACCGTCGGGTCGCGTCTGGCGCGCAACTTCACGACTCCCCTGACGGAGCTGGTCGAGGGCACGCGGCGGATCGCGGCGGGGGAAGAGTCCCTCGGCCTGGCCCCGCGGGAGCTCGAGCTCGCCTCCCTGGTCGAGGCCGTCGACGAGATGGCCGGCAAGATCGCCGAGGGGCGGGCCAAGCTGATCCGCGAAAAACAGGTGGTGGATCGGATGGTGGAGAACATCACCGCCGGTATCGTCTCGGTGGATCGCGAGGGTCGGGTGATGATGCGCAACCGGGTCGCTTCGGACCTTCTCCGATTGGAGATCGGCGACCCGCTACGGGAGGCGTTCCGCGACCGTGAGGCGATGGCGCCGCTGCGGGCGTTCTTGGCGCGCGTCCGCGATCGGGCGATGCAGGAGACGGTCGAGCTGCCGGCAGCCGGCGAACAGGCCACCGAGGGTGGCCGCGAATGGAACCTGGTGTGGGTGCCGTTGCCGGGCGAGCGCGAGCCGGCGGCCTTGCTGGTGGTCGAGGACATCACCGAGACGCTGCAGGGGCAACGGCTGGCGGCCTGGGCCGAGATGGCCCGCATCATCGCCCACGAGATCAAGAACCCGCTGACGCCCATCCGGCTCAATGTCGAGCACATGCAGCAAGTCTGGGGCGATGGCCGGGCGGGGCGCTTCGAAGCGGTGTTCGAGCGCTGCACCAGCAACGTCTTGGCGCAGGTCGCGGAGCTGCAGCAGATCGCGTCCGAGTTCTCGACCTACAGCTCGATTCTGCAGATCGATCCGCAGCTTCAGGACTTGCGGGAGGCGATGGCGGACCTCGTCGGCCCCTATGTCACGGCGCCGCCGGAAGGGGTCGAGGTGAGCTTCGTCGGCCCGTCCGGAGACCTGATGGCCCGCTTCGATCGCAAGCTTCTCGGGCGAGCGATTCGCAACCTGATCGAGAATGCGCTGCGGGCCAGCGCCGGCGGTGGGGTGGTGACCGTCGAGCTGGCGTCGCGCCTCCAGGAGGCCAAGATCGCGGTGCGCGACAGCGGCCCCGGCGTGCCCACGGAAGACCTCGGAAGGATCTTCGACCCCTACTTCTCGACCCACGATTCGGGGACCGGACTCGGCCTGCCGATCGCGCGCCGCGTGGTGCGCGAGCACGGGGGCTCGATCCAGGCCCGCAATCGCAGCGCAGGCGGGCTCGAAGTGGTGATTACAATACCCCTCGGATGGCGCGAGGCCGAGGGGGCGGACCCGGATTCGGTTTCCTGACCCCTCGCTTTGCCGGTCGTCCGACGGAATCAATTGTGGTTTCTTTTTCTTCGAGGTCTTTCACCGGCATGTTTCGAGCGCCGATTCGCCATCTTCCCCGTCCCTTGAAGGGCGCGCCGAGTCACTTCCCGAGGCTCGCCGCCATGCTCCTGCTGGTGGCCTGCTCGTGGGCCTGTGGCGGCGCGGCGGAACGGCCGATCAAGGCGGCCGGCTCGGTGCTCTGGATCGAACCCGCGACGGTTTCTTCCCTCGATCCCGAGCGCGTCGACCAGCTACGCCAGGCCGGCATTCGAGAGCTCTTCCTGGAAGGCGCCGAGATGCGCTGGGAGGGCTCCCAGCCGACGCTGACGGGAGAGCCGGTCCCGCGTTCGCTACCGCGAGCCCCCGTGACCTTGGTGATCCGCGGCCCCTGGCCGCGGGCGCTGGCCGATGACGCCGAGGTCGCCGCCGCCGGTTTGGACGCCGCCCTCGACCGCCTGCGCCTACAGGCCGAAGGGCAGGGAATTCTTCCGGTCGGGTTCCATTTCGCGCCGGCAGCCGGTGAGCCCTATTCGCTGGCGTCGCTGGCGGCGGTGCTCTCCGCCCGGCAGGGCACCGACCTCTTTCTCTCGATCGAGATTCCGCCCCGCACCCTGGGTACGGACGAGGCCGCCGAGGCGGTGCGGGCGGCGGACTTCGTGGTCGCCAACCTGCTCGGTCAGCGACCGGAGGAGGCGGAGCGTCCGGAGGCCTGGCGCAGCGCCGACGCCGACGCAGCCGTCGCCGCCCTCGAAGCCCTCGGAGCGCGCTACCTGGTCGGGGTGGTGACCCTGGGGGCGGCCTACCGACTCGGGGGCGACGGCGAACGGGTGGCGATGACCACCCAGGCTTCGCCCAAGGACCTGGTGCGTCACCGGGCCCTCGAGCGAACCCGGGCGCGGCTCCTCGAGGGCTGGGATCGTCGCGTGCTCGGTGCTCGGGCGGTCCGAGCCACCGAGCTCGCCGGCTGGAAGTTGGCCAAGGGCGAGAAGGTCGAGGCGATCCAGCTCCTGCCGGTGCACCTGATCGATCTGCGAGATCGACTGCGTTTCGACAACCTGTCGGGCTATCTCGGCGAGTCCTACTATCGCTTGCCGCGCACCGGCGAAGGTCTCTCCCTGGCGGTGGCCGACCTGGTCGACGCCCTCACCGGGGTGACCACCGAGCCCCACCTCGAGATCTCCATTCCACAGCGCCAGACGAGCGGTGAAACGGTGGCTTTTCGCGTCTGGTTGCGCAATCTCAGCGAGCGCTCGACGGACGTTGCTTTCTATGACCAGAACTATGTCGAGGTGACGGTCGAGGGCGGGGTGGTGGTGGATGTCGCCCCCGGCGAGTTCGAGCGCTACGCCTTCGAGCAGGATGGCCTGCCGATCCGCAACATGCGCGCCCTGCGCTCGGCCAATGGCGTCAAGCTCTTCGTGCCCATCGTCGAGGGCGGTGACGCCGTGCGCAGTGGCACCATTCTGGTGCGTGGCCGGCCCGGTCGCCCGCCGGCCCTGATCGTCGGCGGGCGCTTCCTGCTCCCCGGCGGCGGCGAGATGACCCTCGCCCGGCGCGCCGTCGCCCAGTAGCAAGCGGGTCTGCGATCCCTCAGAGGTAGCCCAGGCTGCGCAGCAGGTCCCGCTGCTCGTCCGTCAGCTCCTCCTTGGCGCGCTCGTCGAGGGCCCGGCGGTGACGCACCAGCTGGCGCTCGAGGCGACGCTCGAGGACCTCGCCATCGCTGCCGCCATCGCCACCGGCGAGCTCGTCGGGAGAGCGCGTCAGGTCGACCGTTTGGCGCCGCCTGATGTTGGCGTAGTCCTGCCAGAGCACCTTCACCGGCCAGCGATAGCCGGCCAGGCCGACGATCTCCTCCGGTTGGGTGGGGGAGAGGCCATAGCTCCACCATTCGTCGCTCGGCGGGCACTCGGACGGCTTCTCCCAGCAGGGTCGCAGAGAGCGACCGGTGATGCCCGGTGGGCTGGCCAGCTCGAGGAGGTCGAGGAGGGTCGGCGTCAGGTCCGCGGAGAGGGCGGAACGGTCGGTGATCCGCCGGCCC from the Acidobacteriota bacterium genome contains:
- a CDS encoding ATP-binding protein, with translation MPKPPLGRRPPADVGGEGDADKAASRPPVAAAVSRPGRSLGAVFLLLAALAAPALEQAWWPAVGLAAFAIGAAILLPPGRQRWTVVLPLAVAAAALLWGDYEAQRFDLTSTAGQERAARAYRHLWGDLEAAARVTATRLPPDREDHVGNFDRLSEAAIGDLTVALVDPDGTPREWFGPGLLHDLTASDLPPSGPTFAAGFRSVTLAYVLPLDDSRRPWRMVSARTDPVDRLPFGAGVAGPLRWSLIDQADEAHPESHQISVAGYPTLVVRTLSGPRPQPWRSLSWWALGVALLGLCWLRRPQSVQTAVLAAGGVAAWGWALAASPPEIALAAFAAALAAWAGSGRLGAVLPLAGITAAATFGAALGLQWAGGSDPSPDAVLPLAVGRLTLTLVAFAGLRLIRPRAGAAGGVGGLIGGAVLLVGAALQDFLPVALLALVLGTMLLARWLARGSLSAGTGRALLTLSLAAAVAALAWGSAQRLSLRQELKQWAVDWGQDGAAAQALAWSREVSAAFEGESFEAFLARSPEDLERQDLALALWQDSPLARLGTLSALQVEPFEGPPSTFGFGLSVDGDPSDPALRQGAEAADEITLTYRGEPWGCARFRLWVGPAFGLSSERDPNLEGTLLRSASETVSQLPAGAELESAVVVGDAGEQPSGDAGFRLDYQGSPWHWRLAVGPAEVLRLPVLGVGRALLRAGSFVLGVLLVAGIVAALAVPLTLPPGSLAAALQRVLRSYSKRLVLVYTLLLLLPLIVLDLLLLATVERRLVGEQQRRGLLALETAEGMVRELLSTPQPGFGIDPSFADERMKEIAATVRNDVNLYWRNRVYASSRSELYAAGLLPARIPGDIHHLFEQGSEVRSRVTAAGATSYLELYAAVRVPGSRASGGFVLAMPLLAEQKEVARELADHRRQVAVITAALCALLITVGSRLARNFTTPLTELVEGTRRIAAGEESLGLAPRELELASLVEAVDEMAGKIAEGRAKLIREKQVVDRMVENITAGIVSVDREGRVMMRNRVASDLLRLEIGDPLREAFRDREAMAPLRAFLARVRDRAMQETVELPAAGEQATEGGREWNLVWVPLPGEREPAALLVVEDITETLQGQRLAAWAEMARIIAHEIKNPLTPIRLNVEHMQQVWGDGRAGRFEAVFERCTSNVLAQVAELQQIASEFSTYSSILQIDPQLQDLREAMADLVGPYVTAPPEGVEVSFVGPSGDLMARFDRKLLGRAIRNLIENALRASAGGGVVTVELASRLQEAKIAVRDSGPGVPTEDLGRIFDPYFSTHDSGTGLGLPIARRVVREHGGSIQARNRSAGGLEVVITIPLGWREAEGADPDSVS